Within Pseudomonas cichorii, the genomic segment GCCTGGATGGCACCGTGGCTGACGCGACCCTGCTGCAGGACGGCTTCCTGAAAACCGACGCTGGCAAGGGCTATGCTTTCACCGGTCCTTCGTTTACCGACCCGAAATACTTCGGTGAAGGCATCGGTATCGCTGTTCGCAAGGGCGACAAGGCCAATCTGGACCGTATCAACGCCGCCATCGCCGCGATTCGTGCCAACGGCAAGTACAAGGCAATCCAGGACAAGTACTTCGATTTCGATATCTACGGCAAGTAACGTCAGGTTCCTGATCTGGATGGCGCAAACAGGGCAGCCTGGATTGCGCCATTTTTTATACCCACGCTTGAGGACCGCACAAACATGTTGAAAGGCTACGGGGCTGTAATCCTCGAAGGTGCCGGGCTGACCTTGCAGTTGGCTCTGTCATCGATGGCCCTGGCAATCATTCTCGGTCTGATTGGTGTGGCGTTGCGTCTGTCGCCGCTGCGCTGGCTGGCGTGGTTGGGCGATCTGTACTGCACGGTGATTCGCGGTATTCCCGATCTGGTGCTGATTCTCCTGATCTTCTACGGCGGGCAGGATCTGATCAACCGTGTCGCGCCCTTGCTGGGCTTCGACGACTACATCGACCTTAACCCGTTGCTGGCCGGTATCGGCACCCTGGGGTTCATTTTCGGTGCCTACCTTTCCGAAACCTTTCGCGGTGCCTTCATGGCGATTCCGAAGGGGCAGGCCGAGGCTGGCATGGCCTATGGCATGAGCCGCCTGAAGGTGTTTTTCCGGATACTGGTACCGCAGATGATCCGCCTTGCGATCCCCGGTTTTACCAATAACTGGCTGGTACTCACCAAGGCGACCGCGCTGATTTCCGTGGTCGGTCTGCAAGACATGATGTTCAAGGCCAAGCAGGCGGCAGATGCCACCCGCGAGCCTTTCACTTTCTTCCTGGCGGTTGCTGCGATGTATCTGGTGATTACCAGTGTCTCGCTGCTCGCCTTGCGTTATCTGGAAAAACGCTACTCCGTAGGCGTAAAGGCGGCTGACCTAT encodes:
- a CDS encoding ABC transporter permease; protein product: MLKGYGAVILEGAGLTLQLALSSMALAIILGLIGVALRLSPLRWLAWLGDLYCTVIRGIPDLVLILLIFYGGQDLINRVAPLLGFDDYIDLNPLLAGIGTLGFIFGAYLSETFRGAFMAIPKGQAEAGMAYGMSRLKVFFRILVPQMIRLAIPGFTNNWLVLTKATALISVVGLQDMMFKAKQAADATREPFTFFLAVAAMYLVITSVSLLALRYLEKRYSVGVKAADL